The Punica granatum isolate Tunisia-2019 chromosome 4, ASM765513v2, whole genome shotgun sequence genome has a window encoding:
- the LOC116203651 gene encoding serine/threonine-protein kinase EDR1-like — MAETRDGTGSSEPGPSSVAWWPSDFGEKFGSLSLGSREETQNATESPRDAEHDVLSSQTASQILWSTGMLSKPIPDGFYSVIPEKRLKDLFSNIPTLEELHALGAEGARADIILVDTKKDKKLWMLKQWTLSLVKGMNSNPAAVIKRIAGLVSDVYKRSNSESPARAVAEETFHMFENRVVQMLGQIKHGSCRPRAILFKVLADTVGLESRLMVGLPNDVGVEFVDSYKHLSVIVVLNSVELVVDLMRFPGQLIPRSTKAIFMTHISAAGESDSAENDSCDSPLEPNSPMYGYSERIDPESAEKDESPRFRKRFEASSNVASPSSRNVMLRSASVDRKLSGLCQSEPNVATAFWRRSRRKVVSEQRTASSSPEHPSFQGRGLSILSGDRKSIVDFADPLSASRSDGTPTPEARRIRRRSISITPEIGDDIVRAVRAMNETLKQSRPLTAQGDDRSFAYTSHNRNNKELQQNVSNFPFDVHEELSGGMSPSFGREHVSSQKAISLPTSPHQFASQTPERSGPANYAQNDESVSTRNKVLESPLFHNKPLLPYEEWNIDFSELTVGTRVGVGFYGEVFRGVWNGTEVAIKVFLEQDLTAENMEDFCNEISILSRLRHPNVILFLGACTKPPRLSMITEYMEMGSLYFLIHSSGQKKKLTWRRRLKMLRDICRGLMCIHRMKIVHRDLKSANCLVNNQKTVKICDFGLSRIMTDSPMRDSSSAGTPEWMAPELIRNEPFTEKCDIFSLGVIIWELCTLRRPWDGVPPERVVYSVANEGSRLEIPGGPLGSLIADCWAEPNERPTCEEVFSRLLDCECSLC; from the exons ATGGCAGAGACACGAGATGGTACAGGGTCCTCAGAGCCAGGACCTTCTAGTGTTGCATGGTGGCCTTCAGATTTTGGcgaaaaattcggatccctttCTCTTGGTTCTCGAGAAGAAACTCAAAATGCCACAGAATCACCCAGAGATGCAGAGCATGATGTTTTATCATCACAAACAGCGTCGCAAATACTCTGGAGTACTGGAATGCTTTCCAAACCTATCCCTGATGGATTCTATTCCGTTATTCCG GAGAAAAGGCTCAAAGACCTTTTCAGTAATATTCCCACGCTAGAAGAGCTTCATGCACTTGGGGCAGAAGGTGCCAGAGCTGATATCATTCTGGTGGACActaaaaaagacaaaaagttATGGATGCTGAAGCAGTGGACTCTATCTCTGGTTAAAGGAATGAACTCAAATCCTGCTGCAGTGATAAAAAGGATAGCTGGATTG GTTTCTGACGTTTACAAAAGGTCAAATTCCGAGAGTCCAGCAAGAGCTGTGGCAGAGGAAACATTCCACATGTTTGAGAATCGAGTGGTGCAAATGCTGGGGCAGATAAAGCATGGATCATGTCGTCCTAGAGCTATATTATTCAAAGTTCTTGCAGATACAGTAGGTCTTGAGAGTAGGCTCATGGTG GGTTTACCTAATGATGTGGGTGTTGAATTTGTAGACTCGTATAAGCATTTGTCTGTGATAGTTGTGTTAAATTCTGTGGAACTCGTGGTTGATCTAATGCGGTTTCCGGGCCAACTAATACCACGGTCAACAAAGGCCATTTTTATGACTCATATATCTGCAGCTGGGGAAAGTGATTCCGCAGAGAATGACTCCTGTGATTCACCCCTCGAACCAAACAGTCCTATGTATGGGTACTCTGAGAGAATAGACCCTGAAAG tgctgagaaagatgagagCCCTCGATTTCGCAAGAGATTTGAAGCTTCCTCTAATGTAGCTAGTCCTTCCTCAAGAAATGTGATGTTGAGAAGTGCATCTGTAGACCGAAAACTGAG CGGTTTGTGTCAGAGTGAACCCAATGTTGCAACAGCATTTTGGAGGCGCAGTCGGAGAAAGGTTGTATCGGAGCAGCGGACAGCTAGTTCCAG TCCAGAGCATCCTTCATTTCAAGGACGTGGACTCTCCATATTAAGTGGTGACAGAAAATCAATTGTGGATTTTGCTGATCCCTTATCAGCATCTAG ATCAGATGGTACACCTACCCCAGAAGCACGTAggataagaagaagaagcatcaGCATTACTCCAGAAATTGGTGATGATATAGTAAG GGCTGTGCGAGCGATGAATGAAACCCTCAAACAGAGTCGACCGCTGACAGCTCAAGGAGATGATAGATCATTTGCTTATACTTCACACAACAGAAACAATAAAGAGCTTCAGCAGAAT GTATCAAATTTCCCTTTTGATGTTCATGAAGAGTTATCTGGTGGAATGTCTCCCTCATTTGGCAGGGAGCACGTAAGTTCACAAAAGGCAATATCATTGCCCACATCTCCTCATCAATTTGCCAGTCAAACACCTGAAAGGAGTGGACCTGCTAACTATGCGCAAAATGATGAATCGGTTTCAACACGGAATAAAGTTCTCGAATCACCATTGTTCCATAACAAACCCTTATTGCCTTATGAAGAATGGAACATTGACTTCTCAGAATTAACAGTTGGAACTCGCGTGGGCGTTG GATTCTACGGAGAGGTATTCCGTGGCGTTTGGAATGGAACAGAAGTTGCAATTAAAGTTTTCCTGGAGCAGGATTTGACTGCTGAAAACATGGAAGACTTCTGCAATGAGATATCGATACTAAG CCGCCTCCGACATCCAAATG TTATTTTATTCTTGGGTGCATGCACAAAGCCCCCTAGGTTGTCAATGATCACCGAATACATGGAGATGGGATCCCTGTACTTTTTGATTCATTCGAGCGGTCAGAAAAAGAAGCTTACTTGGAGGAGAAGACTGAAAATGCTGCGTGATATTTGCAG GGGATTGATGTGCATTCATCGGATGAAAATAGTTCATCGGGACCTAAAATCTGCGAATTGCCTCGTAAATAACCAAAAAACTGTCAAGATCTGCGATTTTGGACTGTCGAGGATAATGACAGACTCACCCATGAGAGACTCCTCTTCCGCTGGAACACCAGAGTGGATGGCCCCCGAACTAATACGCAACGAACCCTTCACGGAGAAATGTGATATTTTCAGCCTCGGAGTTATAATATGGGAGCTCTGCACTTTACGTAGACCTTGGGATGGCGTGCCACCGGAAAGG GTAGTTTATTCGGTGGCAAACGAAGGGTCCAGGCTCGAGATTCCTGGAGGTCCACTGGGAAGTCTAATAGCAG